A DNA window from Prochlorococcus marinus str. GP2 contains the following coding sequences:
- the minD gene encoding septum site-determining protein MinD gives MAENTRTILICSGKGGVGKTTLTANLGIALANSGATTAVLDADFGLRNLDLLLGLENRIIYTAQDVLDNNCRLDQALVRHKKEPNLALLPAGDPRMLDWMKPEDMKKISELLSKKFDFVLVDCPAGVEDGFKNALAACKEAIVVTNPELSAVRDADRVIGILNTSDIKPIQLVINRVRPNMMASQEMLSIEDVQGILSLPLLGIVLEDEQVIISTNRGEPLTLTDTRSPAKKCYLNVSQRLTGKDVPIIDPKNEGKSLKDKFMRLMQTKVF, from the coding sequence TTGGCGGAAAATACTCGCACAATCTTAATTTGCTCAGGTAAAGGTGGAGTTGGTAAAACTACACTTACTGCAAATCTAGGCATTGCACTTGCTAACAGCGGAGCGACCACTGCTGTATTAGATGCTGATTTTGGTTTAAGAAATTTAGATCTTCTCTTAGGATTAGAAAATCGCATAATTTACACGGCTCAGGATGTTTTAGACAATAATTGTCGCCTTGACCAAGCATTGGTCAGACACAAAAAGGAACCCAATCTTGCTCTCTTACCTGCCGGAGACCCTAGGATGTTGGATTGGATGAAGCCCGAAGATATGAAAAAAATTAGTGAGCTACTAAGTAAAAAATTCGATTTTGTTTTAGTAGATTGTCCTGCAGGAGTAGAAGACGGTTTCAAAAATGCTCTTGCAGCTTGTAAAGAAGCTATCGTAGTTACCAACCCGGAATTATCTGCAGTGCGTGACGCCGATAGAGTGATAGGAATTCTTAATACTTCAGATATTAAGCCCATACAGCTTGTAATTAATAGAGTTCGGCCAAATATGATGGCTAGCCAAGAAATGCTATCTATCGAAGATGTTCAAGGGATCCTTTCTTTGCCTTTATTGGGTATTGTTTTAGAAGATGAGCAGGTAATAATAAGCACAAACAGGGGAGAACCGCTAACACTTACAGATACAAGATCTCCCGCGAAAAAATGCTATTTGAATGTTTCTCAAAGACTTACAGGAAAAGATGTACCAATTATCGACCCAAAAAATGAAGGTAAAAGCCTAAAAGATAAATTCATGAGATTAATGCAAACAAAGGTTTTTTAA
- a CDS encoding septum site-determining protein MinC — MELVLNYPKCKYSEIISLRDLDNINEYLKKFSSIKGPVEAKFFVINDSISSHQLSEFKNIIHKINACSLTIYSNNRNTILAGKSLKIDSNFVNAQEIKNKLHLFNSKEKEDTLHEGTVRSGERISSNGNLCIIGDVNPGAIVSAQKNIYVWGKLLGIAFAGKGGDKNASIASLYLKPVQLRIADVIAIGPEEKPKNHYPEIAFIDEQTISINPYIIETKN; from the coding sequence ATGGAACTCGTTTTAAATTATCCTAAATGTAAATATTCAGAAATTATATCTTTAAGAGACTTAGACAATATTAACGAATACCTTAAAAAATTTTCTTCGATTAAAGGACCTGTCGAAGCAAAATTTTTCGTAATAAACGACTCAATAAGTTCTCATCAATTATCAGAATTCAAAAATATTATTCACAAAATTAACGCTTGTTCTTTAACTATTTATTCTAATAATAGGAATACGATATTAGCTGGAAAGTCTCTAAAAATAGATTCAAATTTTGTTAATGCACAAGAGATTAAAAATAAGTTGCATTTATTTAATTCAAAAGAGAAAGAAGATACTCTTCATGAAGGGACAGTAAGATCAGGAGAGAGAATATCTTCAAATGGAAATCTCTGCATAATTGGAGACGTTAATCCCGGAGCCATAGTTTCCGCTCAAAAAAACATTTACGTTTGGGGCAAACTTCTAGGGATTGCTTTTGCAGGGAAGGGCGGAGATAAAAATGCCTCTATAGCATCACTTTATTTAAAACCTGTACAGTTAAGAATTGCTGATGTAATCGCTATTGGTCCAGAGGAGAAGCCTAAAAATCATTATCCTGAAATTGCCTTCATAGATGAGCAAACAATCTCTATTAATCCTTACATAATAGAAACTAAAAATTAA
- a CDS encoding HD domain-containing protein, giving the protein MTIQRIFHDPIHKEIVFDSGKPEELMIMELIDTVAFQRLRRIKQLGAASLLFHGAESSRFTHSIGVFCIARKIFKKLIESKSSFCENKFVLYGAALLHDLGHGPLSHTSEVLFDHNHEEWSRKLVQNYSPINSILKKYDNKLPRQIGELFESKQIFSKPLKTLISSEIDCDRLDYLLRDSYNTGTKYGLVDLERIISALTFSPDGNIAIKPKGVIAIEHFLVLRNLMYRTIYNHRINEISTWILEKIIYTIKHNYSKKIWLDKSLHKWIFSPGNVDFDEFIRCDDITFYYHLIRWKDESFEPLSTLCKMFIDRDLLKASDISFLSMIERLEILAFARKLCKSNNYDSEIFCGIKERSFNGFETNNALKIWDGTFQNSLENSSALIKTLIKPEESTFIIYPGVIKNEIENQISTLKNHI; this is encoded by the coding sequence ATGACTATTCAACGAATTTTTCATGACCCAATTCATAAAGAAATAGTATTTGATTCAGGAAAGCCAGAAGAATTAATGATTATGGAATTAATTGATACAGTTGCTTTTCAAAGATTAAGAAGAATAAAGCAACTAGGGGCGGCATCATTACTTTTTCATGGTGCAGAATCGAGTAGATTTACTCATTCAATTGGCGTATTTTGTATCGCAAGAAAGATATTTAAGAAATTAATTGAGTCTAAATCTTCATTTTGCGAAAATAAATTTGTACTATATGGAGCTGCTTTATTGCATGATTTAGGTCATGGACCTTTAAGCCATACCAGTGAAGTTTTATTCGATCATAATCACGAAGAATGGTCTCGAAAATTAGTTCAAAATTATTCTCCAATAAATTCAATACTCAAAAAATATGACAATAAATTACCCAGACAAATTGGGGAATTATTTGAATCAAAACAAATATTTTCAAAACCTTTAAAAACATTAATTAGCAGTGAAATTGATTGCGATCGTCTCGATTATCTTTTACGTGATAGTTACAACACTGGGACCAAATATGGTTTAGTGGATTTAGAAAGAATTATTTCAGCTCTTACTTTTTCACCTGATGGGAATATTGCAATCAAGCCAAAAGGAGTTATCGCCATTGAGCATTTCCTAGTACTAAGAAACTTAATGTATAGAACTATTTATAACCACAGAATTAATGAAATATCAACATGGATTCTGGAAAAAATAATATATACGATAAAACATAATTATTCAAAAAAAATTTGGTTAGATAAATCCCTCCATAAATGGATATTTTCCCCAGGAAACGTAGATTTTGATGAATTCATTAGATGTGATGATATAACCTTTTATTACCATTTAATAAGATGGAAAGATGAATCTTTTGAGCCCCTTTCTACACTATGCAAAATGTTTATCGATAGGGATTTATTAAAAGCATCAGATATAAGTTTTTTAAGTATGATAGAAAGACTAGAAATCCTTGCATTTGCAAGAAAATTATGCAAATCCAATAATTACGATTCAGAAATTTTTTGTGGAATTAAGGAAAGATCTTTTAATGGTTTTGAAACTAATAATGCATTAAAAATATGGGATGGCACCTTTCAAAACTCATTAGAAAATAGTTCTGCATTAATAAAAACTTTAATAAAACCTGAGGAAAGTACCTTTATTATTTACCCAGGTGTAATCAAAAATGAAATCGAAAATCAAATTTCAACATTAAAGAATCATATCTAA
- the ctpZ gene encoding carboxyl-terminal processing protease CtpZ, which translates to MNSSFNKLLTFKILIAVLMISIFSTNFLFIDRAYALSDSKQLVLDAWTLVNEGFYDPEKFDEIQWKRIRQKTLQKQIETTEEAYSAIEDMLRPLDDPFTRVLRPKDYELLKSSNFGSEINGVGLQLGDDEDRNKVKVISTLGGSPAEEAGIVSGDIIEKVDGISSQELGLASTASKLRGESGTKVLVEISSESGEIREVDLERRSVDLRPVRTKRLREDSHTIGYLRITQFSESVPKKVEEALQELKEKDVEGLILDLRNNSGGLVSSGIAVADSLLSERPVVETKDRNGIKDAIISQKEISFDGPMVTLVNKGTASASEILAGSLQDNGRSILMGKQTYGKGLIQSLKSLGEDSGIAITVASYITPNGNNIQGQGMTPDKLLDLPEASEYGNADDKWVRNAELFLESVLEKEDFLNQASEASDEGIKS; encoded by the coding sequence ATGAATTCATCTTTTAACAAACTTTTAACATTCAAAATATTGATCGCTGTATTAATGATCAGTATTTTTTCTACCAATTTTTTATTCATTGATAGAGCCTATGCTCTTAGTGATAGCAAGCAATTAGTACTTGACGCTTGGACCTTGGTGAATGAGGGGTTTTATGACCCAGAAAAGTTTGATGAAATCCAATGGAAGAGAATTAGACAAAAAACATTACAGAAACAAATTGAAACAACTGAAGAGGCTTATTCTGCAATTGAAGACATGTTAAGACCTCTAGACGATCCTTTCACGAGAGTTTTACGCCCAAAAGATTATGAACTTCTGAAATCAAGCAATTTTGGTAGTGAGATTAATGGTGTTGGGCTTCAATTAGGTGACGATGAGGATAGAAATAAAGTTAAAGTTATATCTACTCTTGGGGGCTCCCCAGCAGAAGAAGCTGGAATAGTTAGCGGGGATATTATAGAGAAAGTAGATGGAATTTCATCTCAAGAACTTGGCCTTGCAAGTACTGCCTCAAAATTAAGAGGTGAATCAGGAACCAAAGTTTTAGTTGAAATTTCTTCGGAATCTGGAGAAATTAGAGAAGTAGATTTAGAGAGAAGATCAGTAGACCTTAGACCAGTAAGGACAAAAAGATTAAGAGAAGATTCTCATACAATAGGATATTTGAGAATAACTCAATTTAGTGAAAGCGTACCAAAAAAAGTTGAAGAAGCTCTTCAAGAGTTAAAAGAGAAAGATGTTGAAGGATTGATTCTGGATCTTAGAAATAATTCAGGCGGACTAGTAAGCTCAGGGATAGCAGTTGCAGACTCTTTATTAAGTGAGAGACCAGTAGTAGAAACAAAAGATAGGAATGGAATCAAAGATGCAATAATTTCACAAAAAGAGATATCTTTTGATGGCCCAATGGTCACTTTGGTAAATAAAGGGACGGCTAGTGCTAGTGAAATACTTGCAGGTTCTTTACAAGATAACGGTAGATCAATTCTTATGGGAAAACAAACTTATGGTAAAGGTTTAATTCAATCCCTAAAAAGTTTGGGCGAAGACAGTGGAATAGCCATTACTGTTGCTAGTTACATAACTCCTAACGGTAATAATATTCAAGGTCAAGGAATGACGCCTGACAAATTACTAGATTTACCTGAAGCGAGTGAATACGGAAATGCTGATGATAAATGGGTAAGGAATGCAGAATTATTTCTGGAGTCGGTTCTTGAAAAAGAAGATTTTTTAAATCAAGCTAGTGAAGCGAGTGATGAGGGAATAAAAAGCTGA
- the petB gene encoding cytochrome b6 has protein sequence MANSSSVYDWFQERLEIQDITDDVTSKYVPPHVNIFYCLGGITLVCFLIQFATGFAMTFYYKPTVTQAYSSVSYLMTDVSFGWLIRSVHRWSASMMVLMLILHVFRVYLTGGFKRPRELTWVTGVVMAVITVAFGVTGYSLPWDQVGYWAVKIVSGVPAAIPVIGDFMVELLRGGESVGQSTLTRFYSLHTFVLPWSLAVFMLMHFLMIRKQGISGPL, from the coding sequence ATGGCGAATTCTTCATCTGTTTATGACTGGTTTCAAGAAAGACTTGAAATCCAAGACATAACTGACGACGTAACTTCCAAGTACGTACCCCCTCACGTTAATATTTTTTATTGTTTAGGAGGCATAACTTTAGTATGCTTCCTAATCCAATTTGCAACAGGTTTTGCAATGACTTTTTACTATAAGCCAACAGTAACGCAAGCTTATAGTTCAGTAAGTTATCTCATGACTGATGTTAGTTTTGGATGGCTAATAAGATCTGTGCATAGATGGAGTGCATCAATGATGGTTTTGATGTTAATTCTTCATGTCTTTAGGGTTTACTTAACCGGTGGTTTTAAAAGGCCAAGAGAATTAACTTGGGTAACAGGTGTTGTAATGGCTGTTATTACAGTTGCTTTTGGTGTTACAGGATATTCCTTGCCTTGGGATCAAGTGGGTTATTGGGCAGTCAAAATTGTTTCTGGTGTTCCTGCAGCTATTCCAGTAATTGGTGATTTTATGGTTGAGTTACTCAGAGGTGGAGAAAGTGTTGGACAATCAACCCTTACCAGATTCTATAGTCTTCATACTTTTGTCTTACCATGGTCATTAGCTGTATTCATGTTGATGCACTTTTTAATGATTCGTAAACAGGGCATTTCAGGACCTTTATAA
- the petD gene encoding cytochrome b6-f complex subunit IV encodes MSTLKKPDLSDPKLRAKLAKGMGHNYYGEPAWPNDLLYIFPVVILGTIACVVGLAVLDPAMLGDKANPFATPLEILPEWYLYPVFQILRVVPNKLLGIALQTLIPLGLMILPFIENVNKFSNPFRRPIAMSVFLFGTFLTIYLGIGACLPIDKSLTLGLF; translated from the coding sequence ATGTCTACGTTAAAAAAACCTGATCTATCTGATCCAAAATTAAGAGCAAAATTAGCAAAAGGTATGGGTCATAATTACTATGGTGAACCAGCATGGCCAAATGATTTATTATATATTTTCCCTGTTGTTATTTTAGGAACTATTGCATGTGTAGTTGGTCTAGCGGTTCTTGATCCTGCAATGTTAGGTGATAAAGCAAACCCATTCGCAACGCCATTAGAAATACTTCCTGAATGGTACCTTTATCCAGTTTTTCAAATACTTAGAGTAGTTCCTAATAAACTTTTGGGTATTGCCCTTCAAACTCTAATACCCCTAGGTTTAATGATTCTACCCTTCATAGAAAACGTTAATAAATTTTCTAATCCTTTTAGAAGACCTATAGCAATGTCTGTTTTCTTGTTTGGAACTTTTCTAACAATATATCTCGGTATTGGTGCATGTTTACCAATTGATAAATCATTAACTCTTGGCTTATTTTAA
- a CDS encoding glycoside hydrolase 100 family protein encodes MAERFSQKNLRVRPSSDEEKIVTNAKKHFEKTLVEISGELVGSVAALEHPTKDKKLNYVEIFLRDNVPVMIYLITQKRYEIVKKFLTVCLELQSTNYQTRGVFPTSFVEENGKLIGDYGQRSIGRITSADASLWWPILCWYYVNKSGDYAFGKSQSVQRGIQLLLDLVLHPTFEGTPVLFVPDCAFMIDRPMDVWGAPLEVEVLLHGCLKSCINLMELSRADHVSRLLDQRLILTNQWVRDLGSFLLKHYWVTSQTMQILRRRPTEQYGDDQHFNEFNVQPQVVPSWLQDWLENRGGYLIGNIRTGRPDFRFYSLGNSLACIFGVLPPAEQRALFRLVLHNRQHLMAQMPMRICHPHMDVEEWQNKTGSDPKNWPWSYHNGGHWPSLLWFFGAAVLLHQKNYTSDDVILMEEMRSLIEESYWCQLNQLPKQEWAEYFDGPTGTWVGQQSRTYQTWTIVGFLLMNHFLRVENNDLDMFKI; translated from the coding sequence ATGGCAGAAAGATTTAGTCAGAAAAATTTAAGAGTGAGACCAAGTTCTGATGAAGAAAAAATTGTAACAAATGCAAAAAAACACTTCGAGAAGACTTTAGTCGAAATCTCAGGCGAGTTAGTCGGCAGTGTTGCTGCACTAGAACACCCCACAAAAGATAAAAAGTTAAATTACGTAGAAATATTTTTAAGAGACAACGTCCCAGTAATGATTTATCTCATTACTCAAAAACGATACGAAATCGTAAAAAAGTTCCTTACTGTGTGTCTTGAGCTACAAAGCACTAATTATCAAACGCGTGGAGTGTTTCCTACTAGTTTTGTTGAAGAAAATGGAAAGCTTATCGGAGACTACGGTCAAAGATCGATTGGCAGAATTACTTCAGCTGATGCGAGTTTATGGTGGCCCATTTTATGTTGGTACTATGTCAACAAAAGTGGTGATTATGCTTTTGGAAAAAGTCAAAGCGTACAAAGAGGTATTCAACTTTTACTAGATCTAGTTCTGCATCCAACCTTTGAGGGCACTCCTGTACTTTTCGTTCCAGATTGCGCATTTATGATAGATAGACCTATGGATGTATGGGGAGCACCTTTAGAAGTTGAGGTTTTACTTCATGGATGTTTAAAAAGTTGTATAAACTTGATGGAATTAAGTCGAGCAGATCATGTGAGCAGACTTTTAGATCAAAGACTTATTCTTACAAATCAATGGGTTAGGGATTTAGGAAGTTTCCTCCTAAAACACTATTGGGTTACCAGCCAAACAATGCAGATTTTAAGGAGAAGGCCAACAGAGCAATATGGAGATGATCAACACTTTAATGAATTTAATGTTCAACCACAAGTAGTTCCCTCATGGCTTCAAGATTGGCTAGAAAATAGAGGTGGTTATTTGATAGGAAATATAAGAACAGGTAGACCTGACTTTCGATTTTACAGTTTAGGAAATTCTCTGGCCTGTATATTTGGGGTACTGCCACCTGCAGAACAAAGAGCCTTATTTAGATTAGTTTTACACAACAGACAGCATTTAATGGCTCAAATGCCTATGAGAATATGTCATCCTCACATGGATGTCGAAGAATGGCAAAATAAAACCGGATCAGACCCAAAGAATTGGCCTTGGAGTTACCACAATGGGGGGCATTGGCCAAGTTTACTTTGGTTTTTTGGTGCGGCTGTTCTTTTACATCAAAAAAATTACACTTCTGATGATGTAATTCTTATGGAAGAAATGAGATCTTTAATAGAGGAATCGTATTGGTGTCAACTTAATCAGCTACCTAAGCAAGAGTGGGCAGAATATTTTGATGGACCGACAGGTACTTGGGTTGGTCAACAATCAAGAACTTACCAAACCTGGACAATAGTTGGTTTTTTATTAATGAATCACTTTTTAAGGGTAGAAAATAATGACCTAGATATGTTTAAAATTTAA